CATAAACTGTAACCACTAATATTCTTAATTGACATGgcttataacaaattaaaacttaaaaccaatttaaagtaTAACAGTTTATTGActgataaaactattaaattcaaTGCTCTGTCTTTCTCTTTTTCGTTTACCCAAAATTAAGTATAACAATGAGTATTGTAGACCTAAACTAGAAGAACTATTCTATATTTACACACAATGAGATTTCCATACCCATTTTTacacttatacacattttaagtttatcgtaatatattttttataagagacAAACGGATACAACTCTAACACGTCCTATAAATGATAGGTTATTTTGTGTCAGAACCAAAGATGGTCATAAACTGTACGATCCAGATGAGATGCCCGACCTAGTTGGGTAGAGTCACTTACGGTTCTTATAATTGCAATACTCGACAGCCGTGTTATAGTTATGTCCTAATAATTATGGACATATCGTGCAGTTTCAAGTAGAAAAGTTGATACTCTCCTTAAAGGGACTCTCTTTTATCCAAAGCATttctaaatgtatattaaatgtaaCCGACATGAACACTTTTCCTAAAACATAATATTGATTAGGGTgtcatttctaaatataatattacgtttaGCATAATAGTAACAGTAAATTATTAACGTTAATTCAACCTTACtgtttaatgatgtttaattGATCAGTAGTCGTAAAAAACACATtgcaaatatttaagttaaattttaccatttttactactaatgttactttatattaaaattcaattagttAACAAGTAGGCAAGttcttaaaccttaaaaaatttacttagGAATTTAAATCcggtaaaattaaactattaatataaatttgtttttctggATGGGGAAGTAAGTGAAGTAGTCCCTCGGGGAATATAGGACACCCAGATCGGAAGGTCAGCACAGTAGACTAGGATGCCAGACATAGGAGCGATCAAATGACCTGAAACTAAAACAATGAAGATATAGGAGGCAGGTGGAAGATCATAAAAGTGCAGCcatacacaaatttaatatttgtatgccTCAAAAATATAGTTAGCAAAAACTGAGGAATACGAGTAAACAGATTCTCGGATCAAGATTCCAAGAGCTTACAATACTACAACGCTGAAGCACACAACACATGGATCTAATTACACGCTATTAGAGCAGACTTCCCAAAGTATCAGGATTCCATGACCATACTGTATCGGCGATAAAATATGCTAATTAACTGAACATTTTGGAAGGCTATAACTTGAGAGGTTGTAAAGCTGTTATATCTGTCTCTCTGCCTGACTGTATATATGTCTGTCTAGTGTTTTCTTTAGAAATAAGGCAATATTTGAAGTCCATATCTATGGACCAGTGTGTGATATTcagtattcaaataaaacttcCTTACTTAATTGGCTTTACCAATCATTTTACTATTCTAAGCTAACACCGTAAAAGTAGTTAATTTAGAATGGTATCGAGTTTTCACTCAAAAAACACATTTCTCCAAAGGTTGAGTACAAGTGTATTGTATTGAGTGAATAGTTAGATGCAGTTCTCCTAACCAATCTAAGACTTTCTATAAACATGATTAACTTCAATTGTACCGCATGTATCACTgtgaaagaatttattttatagtgttattgAGTAGTCTTTGTAATTAACACTATCGCTATCAAGATTAGAGTATCTGCGTGTGATGTCggagtattaagtaataattgaGATTAAAGGATTTTTGGTCATCTGGTGTTAATCTTAcccataaataatattaaaatattgtaccaCATTTTATGATCTATTACGTTTACAGCGGTGCGATGTAAACTGTGAAGGTATATTCTTTAGTGTTTGTCTTAAAAGTTTTTAAGCAAAGTGTGTACAGCCCTGTAGCATTTTGACATGGTACCACTTAAAGCTCAATAAAAAGagcaatataaatgttttatgcaaaaatatattaagcaacacgtggtgtggcgcaCTCCTATAAATACCTTTGTAAGGTAGCTTGTATGAATACTTCCTCAAAAACAGATCTCAGGAATAAAAGTGCTCAAggataaagtataaattatattacagcactatattataatttaaatataaatgtaatacactATATTATAATGCACCCTCGGTGCATGAACTAAGTTCATAAGACAGTGATTTTTTATGCAAGTTATATTTGGTTACATTCCCCTCGTTCAGTATTATTGCAAACCATGCATAACAAACAATCCTGCAATATTAATCGACCTTATAATCAAGTCGTACGGTCATGTCACTTTTAAAACTACATGTCCAAGAGCGTTGCTTTGTTACACCAGGACAGCTTTGAGGCTGCCATTCCACGCACATTACCTCACTGTGTATTTCCAGTAAATGGAGCGCTATGTACCTTTGTGTCTCACGTCATGTCAACTCTTTATATCTTTTACGGATTTAATTCAAACACTGGCGTTATAAATGAGTGCACGTTACTATTTCTACAACAATTTTCgttatattaatgaattttatttatttattttctcggCCGAATGCAAGGAGTTACTTAACTGGCTGGCGCCAGCGAAACCTACCGATGAAGGGTATGGCAAGTATATTTTCTACCTTTCTGCGTGTCCGTATGATATCTAGAGAATGAACTGACCCTTACACTTTAAGTTTTGCAAGAAGCTTAAATACCAATATAGGAGAAATCGACTTGAATTATAGTGCATATCACTCATAGGGATTTAGCTGAACAATGGCGAAAGTTTTCCTTACGGTCTTATAGGTactcatttaaatgtataatatgtgAAATAGTAACTAGTATACCCTACCTAACAGAATCGAATGAGCGATAATAATACTATGTACAATTCCAACAAAGGGAAGACATTGATTAAAACTTagctattattttatgtttaagacataaaatacaattaaagtaaattttcgATTCAATGATCTCAATcacattaaaaacatgttatagcATGTATAATAAAAACCTGAGCGGCCGGACTGTTTTAGTGTACACGCAGCGCCTCATCCAGTTCCGTTAAACATAAATGGCATAGGCACCTAGtttttttgtagttcagtttCAATGTTATCTCATTTGGAAAggttactttatattataatcattacaAGCAGTATGTTTATgatattttactgtacaatattatGCAAGGATAGAAAGCGAACAATTGTGTACATTCGTTACAACGAGGGCTTTTACAATACAGTGATCTTTCAAAGTAACCTCTGCTACCTAATGCAAACACCAATAtcttatattatactgtatatgtcTCTTTCAAAGAAGTTTATTTTGCAGCAGTATTGAGTGGTCATTGAATTGCTAACATTCGCTACCAAAGGGAAAAAACCAGTGTGTGATATTcagtattcaaataaaacttcCTTACTTAATTGGCTTTACCAATCATTTTACTATTCTAAGCTAACACCGTAAAAGTAGTTAATTTAGAATGGTATCGAGTTTTCACTCAAAAAACACATTTCTCCAAAGGTTGAGTACAAGTGTATTGTATTGAGTGAATAGTTAGATGCAGCTCTCCTAACCAATCTAAGACTTTCTATAAACATGATTAACTTCAATTGCACTGCATATATCACtgtgaaataatttgttttatagtgGTATTGAGTAGTCTTTGTAATTAACACTTTCGCTATCAAGATTAGAGTATCAGCGTGTGATGTTggagtattaagtaataattcaGATTAAAGGGTTCTTGGTAATCTGGTGTTAATCTTActcataaataactttaaaatattgtacaacttTTTATGATCCATTACGTTTACAATCGTGCGATGTAAACTGTGAAGGTATATTGTTTAGTGTTTTTCCTACAAGCTTTAAAGCTAACTTTGATTTACAATTCCGTTGCTCGTTGTTCGTTTAAGCTGATATTGCGCGGTACACTATTTATCATCAGTGCAAAGCCTTTATTGGAATTTAACTACAAAAATGCTTTGTGACTGTTACCCTTTTTGCCTATAGGTGGTGAACAACTGAAGTTACTTCCTCAAAGTGAATTCTATTGAATTCCGTTTAAATTTATAGCGCTGTTCATATAGCTTGTACTTACTTCTAATTTACACAATTATAcgtaaactattttatgttaagACCATCACATTTTATTTCATAGCAGCTATTTAACACCAGCTCTCAGTGATCAAAtgcataatgtattataattcagTACTTGAATCAGGCGTTATAGTTCAGTATTACCCTATGACGTCCAACTAAAATGAGCTATGAGTCGGCTACGAGACAATGTTTAACATTTACAGCTATTACTGTAGAATATATTACCAGAACCAATACAAATTCTTAATAACAAACATCTGAGtaatctttttttattcaaaatattttaagaaaaaaagtgtaataaatattagttttatgttctAGTGCTACTTACTATACGGTTTAGAGAATATCATAGTGCTGCGTGTGTTATATTGCAGAGTAGTAGTTTCGTATTCGTGTTATGGTTTGTATAGCTATAATATTTCGTTCCTTTGAAACAGATGCTATACATAACATTTCTTACggtacaaacacattttttgaaattgaaaggcaatatatattatttttctcatgaGTACTCTCCATCTACAGAACATGCAAGGTAACAACAAAACAGAATCTTCTGGTAATGTTTCGTATCTGTTTACATCTTTTTTGGAAACATTTATGACATTTCTTTTCGATacgaaatttagaaaattgtgtaatatatCCAATATATAGTTATTAGCCATAGCTATTTTCAAAGTAAGACATAGTATAGAGGTATTATAGAAGGGGCACAGTCTAGTCATTGCTTCAAGTACTGGTACCttttaaaaagtagttaaaaCACCAGGGAATAAATTTAGCATGTCATTTTTTACGAGCCGTGTCATATGGCCGTGATAATGTTAGTTATCGAGAAGTTAGTTGCTCGAGAAACAAGCAATAGCGGAATTGTACTGGTGCTTTGTATAAACtggatataaataaacaaataaataaggtctttatttagcaagcgtccatcagtacaaaaactgtttttcatgaaaactcttgtcagacatatagaatacatggagaacaataacgtaaaccataaaataaacgtaaaacactaaactataaaaactaaactaacttgATGCATATGTATGGGTCAGGCAAACACCACCTTCACACTCCccctaaattttttttacagctataactttttaaagtgggtggcaaagcattgtatttctttggaccaaagtaactaaaaccctttttccccgtttccagctttgtctttggtaggtgcaataggctgttctgacgggtactacgcacattaatttcttgcctgaataccagcttattcctgaggtattcaggttttcccgtctgaagaattttgtggaccagaTTGACGGTTTGCAAGTCGGAGACATCCATGATAGAAAACACCTTAGCATTTAATCTGTACTCGCTGATGTGGTCGATTTTTTTCAGATTGTACTCTGTTCTGCAGACGAGTAAGTATTATCAAGTTTTCCTGAGTCAGACAACAAGCAAAAGCTGGAAGAGCATAATGTATAGCAGGAAATATTGTTGACCGAACAATTTCCAGCTTGGAAGATTCTGGCAAAATTGTGCTTAATCTGTAAAGGGCCTTTAATCTCATtgtcactgttttacatatagcttTGACATGATTGGAAAAATCGAGTTGGGGGTCAATAGTATTTTGAGAATAGAATCTGTTCTCTTCTTATTTCCCGTCACGTTCCATCAGCAATCTACATTGTCATAGAGCACCAAAAACTATTCATACAAAACTAGTTTTCAATTGTAAATTCACTATCTAATTGTGtgtgtttacaaaattttgaaggtggtattatgtttatgtatgttgATACTTACGGATGTAAACGTTTACTAGCacttaacatataaattaacattatacaGATAtcttataaagtatttattggtGTATTTATAATCTACATGCAGCTTAAGTGTCATCTATAAAATCGCACGTTTTATTATTTGGTCCTGACTTTGTGAGGTTTCTGTATTTTCTAAACAAGTGTGAAATATATCTAGTCGtctatttttgtgttttgtttattatacgtataATAAATGCTAAATTATTTACCATTTATAACCACAAAGGCTCAGTATCTCAAGTTTATATAAATAGTGCTTTATAAAACTGCTCCTAAGAAAGTTACTGTTTacaatctaaataatttatttttcgtgaTAAATCCTTACGTCTTGTGCTTTCATATTATTAGAAAGTGCTAGTTTTGTGTAAATACCACACAAGAACATGTTATTTGTATGTAATCAATTTAACTAATCtgttttttatatctgtaaaTCACCAGTAAGAGTAGGACCAGTAAAATTAGTTAGCACTCGATGAGGCTGTTTGGGAAATAtgtgaataaatatgtttttaaaacgttaattaTGATTAGtagactaaaaaaattaaaatgtatagtttgaaatacaaattattatccaAAGCGAAACAGTTTAATAGTTTGTTTTGGTTACCTTACCTAATGTATCTTTTTTTGCTTGTTTATAATTGCATGTACCAGTATGCAACATCTACATCGTAAATTCCATTACTCTCTAGTAACAGGTTCTTGCAGGAAAAGTGCTTAGATGTTTAAAGATATGTCACATACAATAAAAGAATGTCTAGAGTATAGTTTAAGAGTTGCGGGCATATAGCATATGTTgacctaaattatatttaacaaagtgTGGTTTGGAATACGGATGGTAAGACGAACTGTTGcctgaaaagttattttatatatatatatatatatatatatatatatatatatatatatatatatatatatattcaatttaacgtaaataaaagtcgtttgacaggtgtttagTCTTCCGATCagatgttagtttgcttatttaaacgcatatgtgacagatacggccaaatacaaaataattgaatcggaaaaagtgagcgctctgtggtgtaatggtagcacattcacccggcaagtaagagatccgggttcgactcccgacggagcaagtactttttgtgattcaatttttattgaaatatatatatatatcttcggTACGTCCTATCCTTACTTATCTAGTACTATCtccccatatatatatatatatatatatatatatatatatatatatacaaaaccatTTCCTAAAAAAAATGCTAGACTGGATTCtacctaaaattaatattatggcTTCACGCTGCCAATATGATCATTGCAATTTGGACATCTTTCACAGTCTTATTAAAGCTTAATCATCTTCAACAACTGTCgttctatattataataaattagaattaaaaaacaaataaacacaggAGCAAtaccaaaaaaaaacattatcctaactgtaaaaataagttgttttggACATTTGGTTTCTATTCATACTAACTTCattccatataataaataataataataataataataataataatttattttccaaataaatacattacatagttctttgtacaaatacaggataataaaaaccataataatatacttaggtaacaaaatacatttgccattaccacaataattgaaatctaaaagtatCTTAAACTAAGTGCCAAGCCTAACTTTACATCCTTAAAACTTAACGCATTCATTCCAACATGGATAAAAGTACATACACTCTTCACATTCATACATgcacaacaaatataaagtacaatattactgtgaaattcatggattgacacatttaaatataacaaaattaaatcagaatgttgggtcatgtattgtacaaaatatattggatatttattattatttattcggaACTAGAGTACTCCAAGGCAGTGCCTGTTTGGAGGTACTTTCACCACTagaaatcctgtaatattatggcaaaacagagtataaatatatatacatatacatacatatatatatatatatacatacatacacatacatacacacatacattataattttccaaactttaacatactgatatttcaaaagaaaatttatcgtTCAAGTGCAGTTTTGTATAAGCCCTTCAGTCCCAGGAAATGTctttcaaagttaatttatattttttgacgttatttaaatttgtaaatattgttagaaTTGAATTGTATGGCAAAAGGTTTTCAAGCGTTTCTATGCAATCATAATAGGATAGTATACTACTAGTTATGAAAGGAATGTTCTATTGAACTATATTAAACAtcttatcttcaatattttcaacagtaaacaaccacattctaactttattagcaaaaaaggttgctgttcttaaattttgaatttcagttggcaatttattaaacattcttggtgctaaaaagtaatatgtttttgtgaagtATGTATTGGAAGGTTTGGGTACAGTAAAACTAGCTGCATTTCTTAGTTTAGACTTAAAAGCCTTATCAGTTATGCAGCATCTGCtacgaatgaaaaatatttttaaaactttatatacgaaCATATATTGCAGGGGtaagattttcaaattgcaaaaaattgggaaagatttttcagttttaagcttTTTTCCTATTATTCGTATAAAACGTTTTTGAATCATGTAGATTGGTTTGATATTTGAACGATAAGTCCCTCCCCAGCAAATTATTCCATAATCCAATCGACTATGCactagtgaaaaatatagaacccgtaataattctttactgcatatatttcgtaaaaaataaaataaccttaaagtactatttatttttgatttcaaattcaTGATATGATTCTTAAATTTTAGTTCCCTGTCCAATACTACTcccaagtattttatattgtccaCAGGTTTTACTTCAGCACAAACAGTAGAACACTGCCCGCCTCCACTGATACaatcaatgcatttataaaaaattttattttcaaaaataacctctcgtcttaaactaaaattcataaatctAGTTTTAGCAGAGCTAAGTACCatgttgttttttgaaaaccaccattgAAGCGCTTCTAAGTCTGaattcatttttagttctatttcatTCCAATTCCGTTCAACATAGCAAAGTGCTGTATCGTCGGCGAATGATGTTACTTTCCCATTAAATTTTGCACAGCATAGatcgttaatataaattagaaaaagtattgctcccaaaacagatccttgtggaacaccatattttattactcCCATATTACTCAAAATCCCATTTATTCTTACACACTGAGATCGATTCAGCAAGTAACTTTTAAACCATCTGTACACAACACCTCTTACACCACAATTGTACATCTTATGTAGCAATATTCTGtgatcaactgtatcaaaagccttttgaatatctaaaaatagacCACTCACTCGCATTCCATCATTCATTCCATTTGATACCCTATCCATAAAATCTAGTAATGCAGTTTCCGTATTCATTCcctgtctaaaaccaaattgatttgtactaaagaattttactttttctaaaaatagtattaatcttttcttcattattttttcataaatttttgaaaaggaagaAAGCAAAGAGATgggtctgtagttattacaagCCAGGTTCGAGCTGCTTTTATGAATTGGAATCACCACAGCCTCCTTCAACTTTCCAGGGAAAACCCCTGTCTCAAAACTCAAATTGATAACATACGTCAGGACAGGAgcaattttttgataatattttttaataatatgtgaattAATACCATCAACTCCAGGAGAAGTCCCATTCTTTAATGAGTTCACCGCTTCCCTAACATCTGTCTCTAGTACTGGGGCcatatacattgattttaaaactggCCTTTCGATAAAATACTCTTTATAATTTAGAGTGGATAAAAtatctgatttgtttttatttacacttagtttttcagcaacagaaagaaaataattattaaattcattagctactACACGAGGCTCATTTACATGCCTGCCATCAATTTCTAATGTTACTATAGAATCTCTACTGGGTTTCTGGTTTGTTATTTCcttaacaattttccaagtttCTTTTGAGTTTCCTTTATGTCTGTTAAACAatgattcataatatttattctttaggtTGCGAATATCGGTCTgaagtttatttctaatttctataaattgcgatttcaataaagtattgtttggttgttttttcacttttttcactAACAAGTTCCTCATCTTTATACgtttacaaataatatcattcatccatggttttaatttatttatactgcaatttttataatgtacttctttcctactttcatttattaaataagaaaatttgttaaaaaacatatcaaaagcACTATTAGCATTAAGTTCTAATAACACACCATTCCAGTCCACATTATCAAGTAAATTGTTGAGTTGGTCATGGTTGATGCGATAAGGGCATTGactatttctaaatttaaccGAATCAGCTGACGCAATCCCCCAACCTGGCCTCCAGAACCAAACAGCTGTTAAACAATGATCCGTTATCTGACAATCAATTACTGCAGCCTCAGttctaactttgtttttatttcttatttttacaattatatggtCAATACAAGTTTTAGACAAGTTTGTGATCCTTGTAGGGACGCTGATTAGGGATTCCAATCCATTGGAAGCTaatgtaagtttataattatCCATAACACTGCTTTGCtctagataatttatattaatgtctccTATAATTAGTAggttattacatttctttatataatctttattcatataagagtttaattcaaataaaaatgaatcagtgGTTTTTTGCTGTAACCTATAAATTGctaaaattatgaaatcataACCTAACATTTGAAATGATAGCTCTATTATATCAGCTGAGTTAAATTTCACATCTGATGCTTTAGTTTGATTGATATTTGTGTGGATATATACAGCTACACCACCAGCCCTATATTTATCATTAGCATTATAGAAAGAACAGTAGTTGGGgatgttaaaaaaacttgtttcgtTACTATTTACCCAAATTTCTGTTAACACAATCACTTGAGGAGGTTTCTCAATTGCTGTCAATTCAGCTAAAAAGATGTCAAAATTTGATCTTAAACTTCTTATATTTTGGTGGATTACAACAAAACcagcatttttattaatgaaatctatAGTTTCATATTGTGACATGTTAATCTAatagtattcaataaatatacaaaaagacaAACTAACCTAGTAACAGCTAAtaaactaacaacaacaattatattattttgaaagaaaacaaaaaaacatttaatctataACTTACAATTTTTCTAAGTCAGCTTGGCACTTTACAAGTATAACTGGTTCTCCATCAGATTTTCTAAGAAAAATCTTCCCACCTCTAACCCATAGCCACTTATAGTTCTTATCAGACCTAACCTTTCTAGCCATGGCAAATAGCCTCCTTCTCTCTGGTGTTAGagactcattaacatagacaggAGAGTCTGTTGAAAGTCCTAGATGCCTGGTGGACAGCTTCTTACCTCTTCTTTTTGACAACAAAGTCTCAGCATCAATTCTTCGTACAAACTTGACTATAATTCCCGGAGGATCAGTAGCATTAGGTCTTTTCCCCAGTAAATGACATGCATCAACCATTGATTCGGTTATTTCCATGCCCAGAGCCTGACCCACATTTTTCACACTATCGTATACCTCGTCATCACTAGATGGAACTCCTTGTATTTCAATACAGTTCCTCCGAGAATACTGCTCCATATCTTCTACTTTAGTTTCCAACAACTGCACTTTTTCTTTcagctttttattttcatttttaagagaATCTATTATTTCTAGGTACTCACGCATTTTGGCTGTGTTTTCTTTCAGGGCATCAGTGTTGTCATCAATCTTATTGTTCAGTAGTTCATATGATTCATTAAAATCCCTCATGGACACCTTATGATAACTTCTAAGTTCATCAATTGACTTCATGACATCCTCCAGTGACAGAGTTCCTTCATTAGCCTTAGATTCCAGCCTCAAACTGCTACGCCTATTTACACTGCAAGGCTCACACCTCCACACAACTTGCTCACTAGCCAGATAGTCAATATCAACCTTGCTCATCTTTACACAAGATCCATGAAAGGATTGATCACAGTCACAACAAGTAACCTTTAGCCTGTTACCTAGGCCCTTGTTACAAACACTACACGAAATCGacattgtaggttatgtttggtTCACTgttgtacaaaacaaataaatacacttGATACCACTtaataactaccttaaaacaCTGATATGGGCTTATGAAGCAATTAAAACtcactatttaaatacatttaagcaCTTAAACGCTAAAATAACTAAAGTTTGGAAGAGCAACTTTTGTTTACGTGTACACTGCTCAGCCACTGCCATCTAAGTGATGATGTCCTGATGTCCTGTCATTTCGCTTATTCAAGGAGTCAAGTTTTGATCCAGTTAGATTTAGACGCTATACTAAAAAGGGGGTAATTGGAGCTAGACTAGTATAGAATAAACCTCTCTCACTATAGTTACTTTACGTAAGGAGTTATTCTTGTTACCCAGGCAGGAAAATACTCATACAAAGGTCTCTGAAACGTACTTCGGTTCAAAAGAGTTTATTTCTAGCCCTTGTCATATACTTTTGGTAGAAGAAGCTAACAGAACTATGGAAGAGTTTGCTTTGTTGGCCCgatgaaaagaaaatataaa
The Homalodisca vitripennis isolate AUS2020 chromosome 4, UT_GWSS_2.1, whole genome shotgun sequence DNA segment above includes these coding regions:
- the LOC124361132 gene encoding uncharacterized protein LOC124361132, giving the protein MSKVDIDYLASEQVVWRCEPCSVNRRSSLRLESKANEGTLSLEDVMKSIDELRSYHKVSMRDFNESYELLNNKIDDNTDALKENTAKMREYLEIIDSLKNENKKLKEKVQLLETKVEDMEQYSRRNCIEIQGVPSSDDEVYDSVKNVGQALGMEITESMVDACHLLGKRPNATDPPGIIVKFVRRIDAETLLSKRRGKKLSTRHLGLSTDSPVYVNESLTPERRRLFAMARKVRSDKNYKWLWVRGGKIFLRKSDGEPVILVKCQADLEKL